TAGAACTTGATGAAAATGCAATGGGTCCCAGCGCTCGTCTTTCAAAGCCGGAACTACCTTAGCTCCTGATAACTGCGAGCGAATTTCGATTCCCAAACCACCCACATGAAATGAAGGAAGCACTTGGGTCCAAACATCCTTGTCATTGCTTTGCAGATGTTTGTTCACGGCGGTCGCGGAATTAACTAAAGCTTGCTTGGATAACGCTACTAACTTTGTTGCCGCGACAGAAGAAGCGGTAGAACCAGAAGTTGCGATCCACACGTGGGCTTTAAGATTTTCTTTTATTTGAATGTGGTTAGCTAACTCATAAAGTTTCGCAAAATCCTCTTTCGGCCAGCGAGGATTCAGTAAAATTTCATTATGTTGCGAAGAAAGATCTAACGCATTTTGAGTTGATGCCATGGCAGACTTTCTAGCAGACGATCAAAGCCAATGCCAGTCCCTTTGGGTTTCAATAAGAATGGCCCTTGGGTAGAAAGTTCGGCGGCAAAAGAATCCATTTGATAAAGTCGATGGGTTAAACAACCTGCTTCCAGGATGATATCCCCATGTTTTTTCTTAAGTTCAGAAGCGATGGCCGCCGCATGAACCACACCCACTGGATGATCCATGTAACTTGTGACTGAAGCACCAAGGTTCCATTTCAGAACACGCTCGATCGCTTTATCTACGTCCATCTTAGCAGGCTTAATCACCACGACATTAAACGGGACTTCTTTAAGCTTATCCCAAGGCACTTTGTCATACTGATTGTCGACTGCAATTTTTGTAAGCTTCTTAGCTTCCATCCAAGCATCAGTATCGTACGCAAAAGGATCTTCGACATAATCGATGGCCAAACGAATGCGTGGATTTAAATTGCCGATGAATTTTTCAAAGATCTGCCAATTACCAACCCCATTAAAATCCAAACGAATTTTAAGACCTGCTGCCGTGACGTGGGCAAGGACATCAGCTTCTTCATCTAGATCACGACCTACTTTAATTTTAATTGTCGTGAAGTTTTCTTTTTTAAGTCCGTCCAAAAAACCTGGTTTCAAGGTTTTAAAGTCCGACAACAAAAAGTTGTTACGAATTTTTTCGCCGCTATCAAAAAGATTTTTCCTATCTTTGCGAGCTAACCCATCACGGCGTGCTAGCCAGAATGCTTGTTCAATTTGGGCCGTCATTTTACCGTCACGCAAAGCAGACATTTGATCTTCTAACGGTGGATCGCCCAATTCAGGCCAAGGATGAAGATCCGCATAACCCGTTACCTGCTCATTCCAGGAAATCTTTAGAAGCAAACCCTCCCGCCCGTTGCTGGAAGAAACTGCATTTAAAGATTGCACTGGCTTTAAAGTGTAAGGGCTATAAAAAATCTTAATCAAAGAGCAAATCCTATCGCTAATAAAAGTCCAAAGAGCAGATGCAGACCCGCTGCTTGCCCTAGAAATTTATTATACGCAGGCCCTGGCTCGGTACGGAAAACATTTTTTGAGATTTTTATCGCTAAAGGCAAAGCAAACATCGAAAGTATGGCCGGAATTTTGTACCCTTCAGTCCACCAATAGATATTTAGCACAAAAGGCAGGAAGCAAAGGCTGGCGATTTCATAGCGAGAGAACTTAACGCCAAAACGAACGGCCAAGGTTTTCTTATTCACCAAAGCATCACCGCTGCGATCACGCAGATTATTAATGGCAATTAGAACCGTCGCATGTAAGCCGATCTGCAGTCCCAAGACAAAGGCTTCTTGCAACCAGCGACCGATGTTTAAAAATACGATTCCCATAACCGCTAGCAATCCAAAAAAAAGGATCACGAATAGGTCACCCAAGCCAAGATAAGCTAAAGGGAAAGGACCTGCGGTGTATGAGTAGCCCATTAAAACTGAAGCGACTCCGATGGCGACAATCACCCACCCGCCTTTTAAAACTAGCGGAATGCCACAAAGAACGGCGAGCAAGAAACAAAGACTGCCTAGGGCCATCACCTGATTAGCGGATAAGATGCCTGCTTGGGTGATGCGCTGAGGACCGATGCGTTTTTCAGTGTCAGCCCCTTTTTTAAAATCCACCGCATCGTTAACTAAGTTTGTGCCGATTTGAATAAGGAATGATGCCAGCAAGGCGTAGAACAAAACCCATCCGTCCCACTCAAGGCCAATGGCGCGAACTAATGCTGTTCCCGCCACACAAGGGACCAGGGCTGCCGTCAATGTTTTAGGTCGAAAAGCGAGGAGAATACTTTTTATTTGGCTGGCTGAAGTCATATTTCTTTTGCGTCGCATTGTTGGAGTTAAGGGATAGGTTTTCCCTGGTTGTATCAGATTTCTTTTCGCGTGACCAAAACAAATTCTAGAGGCAAAACGGTCCCTAGGAGGCTCTAGAATGACTCTTATTCCTATTCTAACTTTTTTAGCCGGCGCCGTTGTTGCGGGATTGATCGTTTATTTTAAATCAAAGTCTCAAGCGACTGTCGTCATCGCGCAGCTGCAAACCGAACTTCAAGTTGAAAAAGCCAACCAACAGTCTGAGCTGCAAGCTGAAAAAGGCATCATGCAAGCTGCTTTCCAAACAGAAAAAACCGACTTACAAAATGAAAAAGCAGAACTTCAAGCAGAACTGCAAGCGATGATCATGAAGAATGACATGCTGACGGAAAGTTTGAAGGAACAAAAATCCTTAATGAACGAAGCACAAAAACAACGTGAAGAACTTGCTAAGTCCATGAACGTGCAGTTCGAAGTTTTAGCGCAAAAAATCTTTGAAGAAAAATCAGCGAAGTTCACTGATCAAAACCACAAAAACATCGCTGCGATTATGGAGCCACTTAAAGAGCGCATTAAAGATTTTGAAAAGAAAGTGGAAGAGACTTACTCGACAGAGCGTTCTGAGCGCGGTGTACTTCGTGGCGAATTAACTAAGCTGATGGAACTAAATAAAGTGATGTCAGCAGAAACTCAGAATTTAACTAAAGCCCTTAAAGGCGAAGTTAAAACCCAAGGCAACTGGGGCGAATTGATTTTAGAAAACATTCTAGAAAGATCCGGCCTAAGAAAAGGCGAAGAGTACATAATCCAAGGTACTGACCTAGATCTGCGTGGTGAAGATGGCCAAATGCTTCGTCCCGATGTGATCGTGAACCTGCCAGACGAAAAACATCTGATCGTCGATTCTAAGATGACTCTTATCGCTTACGAACAGTATTCATCTGCTGAAACTGCAGAAGACCAAGAACGCACAGGTAAACTGCACGTTGAAGCTTTGAAAAAGCATATCGACGGCTTATCTGAGAAGAAATATCACGCAGCTGATAAGCTGATCTCTCCAGATTTCGTAATTCTATTTATGCCGCTGGAACCAGCGTTTGCATTAGCGTTTAAATTAAAACCAGAACTTTTCCAATATGCGTGGGAAAGAAACGTAGCTATCGTCAGCCCAACAACGCTGCTAGCAACTTTAAGAACCGTCGCAGCTTTATGGAAACAAGATCGCCAAGAAAAGAATGCCCTTGAGATCGCGAAACGCGGAGGCCTTTTATACGAAAAATTTGCAGGCCTGTTGAAAGACCTGCAGAACCTTGGTGAAAAGTTAGGGGCCGCTCAAAAAGCCCACGAGGACGTCATTAAGAAGGTTTCTGAAGGGCGCGGTAACTTGATCGACCAAGTGGAAGATCTAAAACGTCTGGGCGCTAAAACCGAAAAGTCATTACCGCAAATCGAAACAGTCACAACTTAAAAATAAAAAAAGAGGATTCCAGTGGAACCCTCTTTTAGTTTCAAATTTCGTTTTAAAAATTAAAGCTCAGCGTCTTTAACAACAGTAAGTTTCGTAGCCACATCAATACCAGAAGATTGGTTTTTGATTGCCACTGCAGGATTCTGCACAACACGTTGTTGAAGCTTCGTGAAGATAGGCTCACGTATAGCAAGATTGTTATCCTGAAGCACGCATTGACGAGCGATACGCTCTGCCACATTCACAACAACCGGAGCTTTCAAGTTCGCAGTCATTTGAGTCGGATCATCTGGGATAGTCACGATTGAAAAATAACGAGCTTTATCTTGGCTAGTAAGCTTCACAGCCTCTAGATCAGATTTAGTAAGTGTCGCTTTGTATTGAGGAGCAAACAGTTCAGGCTCAAGAACCGGGAACGCAATTGCAGGGGCTTCACAGCTCTGCAACCAAGCAAAGATCTCATCATTCGGATCATCGAGAAGAACGAACTTACGCAAATCTGCGAAGCCCAAAAGACCTTCGTTGAACGTCAGAATATCTTCTGCTTTCAACTCAACTTGGCCGAAGCGCGACGTCGAAATGATCATTTCCCCTCCCAAAAACAAATCAGGATTCACCTAATTTTAGACACACTAGGACAGCATGCAGGTGAATACATCTATAAATCTGGACCTAAATCTAGGAGGAGTAAATTAAAATAAGCGAAGCATGACCACCCGCTTCACTGCAGAAGAACGAAAAAGGCCCGGCAACGCAGTTGGACGGACCTTTTTAATAACCTATAAGCTTATGGCTTAAGAAGTTTCGCGACAGAACGGGTTTTATCCGCAGGGATATTCGCCGACTGTTGATTTTGATCTTGAATGGCCACGTACACCTCTTCGCGGTGAATTTTCGTGTCCTTGGGAGCTTCGATGCCTAGACGGACCTGTTTCCCTTTGATTTGTACTACTCTAATTTTGATGTGGTCATCGATAGCGATGCTTTCACCCAACTTCCGTGTGAGAACCAGCATGACAACTCCTTTTGCTGCAGTCGTTATCGGTAGTTTTAAGCGGAACTGTAGGTATTATTTTTATCTTAGAAAGTCAAGAAGGCTTGGCTGAATCATCTTTCCAGACGTTTCCAGCGTAGCTTTTAAGGTGCTATCGGTCTTATTAATGTCTGAAATAACTTGGAAAACATCGGCATCTTCCAATTGGGAAGCAGTCACTTTATTGTCCACCACGGCTTTTTGCAGAGAGTCCATGGTGCTATTAACTGCCATAATTCTGGACCCAACTTCGGAACGAGCTAGGACCACCTGGGAAATAGCGTCGTCCAGGGTATCTAGGGATGCCTGGATACCTTCCTTGTCGTTGGTACGTAAAGAAATCTCTAAATCCTTAAGAGTCGTGAAAATATTCACGCCCGTTCCACCTGTCACCGGGTCTTTTTGATCAGAAAGATCATTGCGACGACCAGAAACGGAAGCGGGACCACGGGTTTGAATAAAGTTGGCTTCGATTTCTTTATTAATCTCTACGCGTTCTTTTTCATGATTTTGAAAGTTTTTAAGATCATCAACATTTGTCGGCGTCACTTGTGTCTGACGAACAATGCCATCTTCACTTAAACCGCGACCCAAGAAAACCTTATTGCCAGCAACGTTCATGGCAATGAAAGAATCTTTTTGGGTTTGAATCTTCATGTCTCCATCATCACCTTGGTATTCACCGGTTGGCGTAAATGCTGGAGTTTGAGTTTTATAACCACTAAAAACGTAACGTTCACCCAATTTGCGATTTCCGACAGCCACAGATTGATTAAAAATCTGGCCAATTTCGGAAGCAGTCACCATACGGCTTTCAGAGTTACCGCTGGCATCACTGGCCGCTTGCACAGCCAATTCTTTTGCACGCACTAACATATCTGACAATTCACCCAACGATTGATCGGTGAACTCTAAGAAAGATTTTGCGTTGTTGATGTTTTTAATAAATTGGGAATTCCCACGCTCTTCAGTGCGGGCTGCAAGAACACGGGCCGAGGCTAAAGGATCATCAGAAGGTTTGTTAATACGCTTTTGAGTCGCAGCTTGGTTTTGCAAGTCAGCCATATCCGAGCGATTCTTCGCCAGATTCTGATTCACTTGATTGAAAGCCATTTTATCTGCAATTCTCATTGTTAACTAATTTCCCCTGCCAATTACATGCGTTTCAAGTTCAGAACTGTATCAAGCATTTCATCAGCAGTTCTGATCAAACGAGCTGAAGCATCGTAAGCTTTTTGGAACTCGATCATTTTCGTTGTCTCTTCATCCAAAGAAACACCGCTGATACTTTCACGAATATTATTAAGCTGACCCATCACGTTCTTTTGGGATTCTTGCGCTTTGATGGATCTTTGCACCACCGCGCCGATTTGACCCACTTGAGTATTGTAGTAGTCATCTAGTGTGGCAGTTCCATCCATCACCTGACGGGATTGGATAGAAGAAATCACGTTGGCTACGGTGTTATCACCTGAAGCACCCGGCTGGGCGCCCGCAGCGATACGGCCGACGTCATTAGCAATCGTTTTATTTAAAGAGATGTTAGAAGCCGCACCCTTGACCGCTTCAGGCATTTCGAAAAACAGAACGCCTTGACGGCCGTTTTTATCAAAACCTTCGATATGGGCTTGATTCACTTCTTTCGCTAAGGTGTAAGCCAACTTATCAACGTGACCTAAAAGACCTTCGATAATATTGTCACGCACTTCTAAAGCACCACCGATACGACCACCCGTGATTTGGGAAGTGATATTCGCCGGAGTTCCTGTGCCTGTATAGAAAATCTCTACGCGGTCACGGTCACCTGTTTGTGCTGCCTTTAATTCATTGGCTGTACTGCTTGATACTAAGATCCCAGTGCGACCCGCAGTGACTGTCACCTGTCCGTCTTTACCTTCTGCCCAGGTAATATCGATTTTCTCTCCTAATTTTTTAAGCAAAAGATCACGACGGTCACGTTCGTCATTGGCCGGAGTTTTCTGCACTTCGATCATCTGAATTTTTTCATTCAACGAAGCGATCTCTTTACCGATTTGGTTCACTTCCTCAACAACCGTGATGATTTGACCGTCTAAGTCTTCTTGCACGTTACGAAGCTGACCCACGACACGGCCGAAATCTTTGGCCATAGCCGCACCGGATTCACGCACCATCGTACGCGAAGCCAAGCTTTCTGGGTTGTTTGAAAGTTCACGGAAAGAGTTAAAGAAATCAGTCATGTACTGATTTAAACCCTTGTTGGCTTGTTCGTTATAAACTTGCTCTACACGGCTTAAGGCATCAGCGCGGGAATCAGCGAATCCCATGCTTTCACCTTCTTTTTGAATTTGTTTTTCTAACCAAGGATTGTTGGTGCGGGTGACGGCACTGGCTTTAGCACCCATACCGATTTGAAGCCTACCTTCAGACACAGGAACATTCGTGGTCAACTCTACCCTTTGGCGAGAGTAACCTTCGGTCGATTTATTGGCGATGTTATGACCAGTAGTTTGCAACGCTGTCTGAGAATTCATCAGCGATCGCTTACCAGTATCCATCATGGCCGAAATTTTCGACATTCCTTGTCTCCGATCAAACTGCACATCCTATGCAGTATTGAAATCTTCCTTACGCTTCTTTACTTACAAAGTTTCCTGACACCTGAGGACCGCTTTTGTAGCCGCCTTTTTTCTCATAGGTTTTTTTGCCAGAAAGAGTTTCTTTGATTTCGTTCATCGCTCCGTTGAGAGTGCTGAGTGCGGAGTTCGCATATTCTTCATTTTCTTTGTTAATTACAGTGATGCGTTTGATCAACATGTCCAAAGCGGAATGCTGAGTGCGCAAACGATCTGCTGCTGGACTGCCTGCCATCTTTTGTGCAAGTTCCAACAAACGAGGATTTTCAATATCAGCGCCGATAAGACCCGCAAGGTCCATGGCATAACGGGAACGCAAAGAATCCTGAGCGCGAAGTTTGAAAAGCAAATCTTCTTTAAGTTTGTTGCTTTCTTCCAAAGAGATGCGATCCGCTTTAAGTAACAATTCTTTTTCTTTGCGAACGATGTCTAAAAGTGAACGGTAGATTTTAGTTAGTTCTTCAAGATTAGCTTCTAACTTTTGGAAAGCTCTTTCTACAGTTGTGTCCATCTTTATCATCCTTAATTATTGAAATAGACTTCCGTGCCTATTTAGTTTCCACCTTCGCTAAAGCTTCGGCGGACAAGTTGGCGTCACAAGCCTTAGAATTCTAAGTGTTCATCAACCATTTTATCGGCGATGGCTTTGGCGTCTACATTATACTTACCTTCATCGATAAGTTTACGGAACTTTGCAACCTTTGCTTCATCAACGTCAGGTGCAGACATTGCTAGTTCTTTAATGCGTTTAGCCTCTTGCGCACGAGGAGACAGTTCAACTTTAGAAGACTCTCCAAGAGATGATGAAGATAAAGCGTCAGCTTTGTTGTTAGTCACACCAGCAGCTTTGTTATTCACTCCGCTTGCTTTGTCGGATTTCGAAGAATCAGTAAGATTCAAATTTTGACCGACTTTATTGTGCGTGATCTTCATGTGGAGCCTCCGTATTCGAGTGTTAGAAAACACTCTTTTGTTCTTTTCATAGTATCACAATGGGACATTTACACCAAATCATTCTGAGACAGTTTCTGGTCCAGCTTCCACTGTCCAGTAGAGTGATTTAGCTTCATTCGACAAAAACCCAAGAGTGTCGCCAGCTTGCAGTTTATCCCCTGTCGAAAGATTAGACAGCGCACCTTTAAAAACCATTTGGCTTTTAAGACCATTGTCGTGGCCAACTTCTACAAGAGTTTGATTATCAGCTAAAGAACGCTTCCCCAGCAAAACCCCGTCCCACGGGGCTTTCACAGGTTCACGAGAATTTTCCGCATTCACATTTGCAAGCGTGGCTTCGTTCAAATTTCTATCGATGCGATAGGAAACCGACTGCTTCTTACCAGGGTGTTGAAACGGCTGCGCACGATATTCAGAAGTTTTATCAAGAGGCAAAGGCCCTTGAGGTTTAACAACAGGAGCTTTCATCCCCATCATAACCCCGAACTTATCCATAAGCTGTTTGTAGATCATGTCAGAAAGGCCAATACCACCACGATCAGACCATTTTTCAACATACTGATCATCAAGCTGCTCTTTAAAAATTTTCTCTGCAGAATTAGCCTTAATAATTCCACCTTCATGCACCGTAGAACGCATAGCCTTCATCATCTCACGAAGAAAATGCTTCTCATACATATCAGAAACCTCACGAAGTTTCTGATCCGGAGTTTTCTGAACAGGCTTAGGCAAAAATTTAGAATCAAACGCTTTGAAGTTGCCGTTGTTATTACCAGAATTTCCAACATTACTCATGGAAACCCCCGGTTTTGAAAATAGAAGAAAAAGTTTGCGAAGCAAACCCAACCCCACGCCCAAAGAAATTTTCAAGCGATGTTAACAAAAGATCCAACCAACCCATTTGATTAGTAGTCACTCCGTCTACACCTAAAAATCTCAAAGCAGATTGCACCAATGCTTCCCCACTCAAATTCATTTTACCTATTGCTACTAACCCAAGCTGCGTCTTTGGATTGCGGCTTGAAGCCTCTGCAGTGGCAGGAGGGCTGCACAAGTTCCGCAGCGCCAAGAAAAAAGTGCCATAGCACTCAGAAGAAAAAATACCACGAATCACAAAGCCACCACGAAACGAAAAGCGCGAGGACTGTCCGAAGTGAAGCCCACCTGCCACTGCAGAGGCTTCAAGCCGCAATCCAAAGCACCGATAGCATTGTGACTAGAAAGAAGAGAAAAAAGGGGAGTTGAGTCGGAGAACCTCGCGCATCCTGCGCAAAATTCTTTAGAGTGTAGCTTCGGCTCGTGTTCACAAATCATTTGTGTCTGCTGACCTTTTGCTTCTGTTTCCTGCGAGAAACTTTCGACTCTTGACCTTCCATGGTTCACGATCTCTTCCTCACCCTCCCCGCGCCCCAAACACATCCATGTGTCTGAAGCTATAACCTTAATAATATTAAATACCGTGTCATTTTGAAACACAAACTTCACAGCACGTCTAGTTCACCATGCAAAGCTCCTGCTGCTTTGATGGACTGAAGTATAGTAATCAGGTCCTTTGGCGAGACGCCAAGCTTGTTCAAAGCTTGCACTAACTCCCCAACGCTGACACCACTTTCAAGCACAGCGACTTTTTCTTCGCTGCCTTTCTTACCTTCACCAACTTTCACAGATAAAGCTCCGTGGGAAATTGCGACGCGTGAAATTTTAACTTTATCACCGATCACAATTGTGCCGGTTTTTTCATTCACAACCACACGCGCTTTCATATCAGGATTAATTTCAATCGACTCAATAGTAGCAAGCAATTCAACACCACGATTTTCATAGGCAAATGGAGTGATGATATCAATTGTTCCAGCGTCTTTTGCTGTCGCATAGTGACCACCAAGTTCCTTATTGATAGTCAAAACAGAACGAGCGGCCGTCGTGAAATCAGGATTGATTAAAGTTAAGCGATACATTTTTCTAGAAGAAAAATCCGCTGACATGTCTCTTTCGATTTGCGCACCGTTAGGAATACGTCCCACAGTCACATGGGAATCTTTGCCGTCGCCACCGATAAGAATAGATCCTTGGGCAACAGCGTAAACTTGTTCATTCGCTGCTCTTAGTGGCGTTTGCAATAAAGTACCACCTTGCAGTGAAGACGCCTCACCGATAGCACTTACTGTGATATCAATTGGATTCCCCGCTTTACCAAACGCAGGCATTGTGGCAGTGACGATAACTGCAGCGACGTTCTTACTAGAAAATTCTGGTGAATCTAGTTTCATGCCCAACTTATCAAGCATGCGCACCATACTTTTACTCATGAATTCATTTTTACCGTCGCCCGTGCCTTTAAGACCGATCACGATACCATAACCGATCAATTGGTTTTCACGCACACCACGGATGCTTGCGATATCTTTTAAGCGCGCAGCTTGCGCCCCTTCAATGGAGCCAAAGAAAAACATAGCTGCTAATGCTAGGAAAATAAAAACTTTATTCATTGGTTTTGTTCCTTCTAAGGCTGACCACGTCGTATTGAGGATCAAGAAGTTTATCCGAAGAGATTCCTTCGTCGTTAAAATCCTCAGGACGGATAAGACCGGTAACGATCACTTTGTATTCACGTTTTCCGATCATGAAAGGTTGTTGACCTTTCACGCGGTAATTTCCATCAGCCAATTTTTCTACTAAACGAGTTGGAATGCTTTTAATTTCATCCAAACTTGCTTTGTCTTCTTTCTCATCTGCTTTAGGTGCTTCAGGCTTTTTTGCTTCTGCTGAAGCTGGGGCTCTGTCGCCAGTGGCGTTTGCTGCCAACGAGTTGTTTAACTGTTGCTGCTCTTGTTCTTCCAATTGCTTCAACAATTTTTTAATAACAGAAACTTTGGTTTCAACCTGCTTCATCGCAGGTCCATCCATTTTTACATTCAAAAGGTCACCTTCTTTACGCATTTTGTTTTGCGCAAATAGGTAAGCACCTTGACCTTCCATCACCCAAGTAGAACCGGCATTGGCGCCAAGATCTGACTCTTCTTCCAGACGATTTTTAGTCATACGTTTATAGTTACGATCTGTCGGCACACCCATGTTCTGATTATCAGAATAGCGAGGAGCTGTTTTGATATTTTCTAAGCTTGGATTTTCCTGGGGGCCATTCACCAAGGCATCAAAAGTGGCGCAACCTGTAACAAGTCCTAAAACTGTATAAGCCAGGGAATATTTTAAAATAGATTTTAGGTTGAGATTTCTCATTGCAACTTCACCACACCTTTTTCAATAACAATGCCGGATAGAACTTTTTGAGTTTCTAAATTCTTAACTTTGACAAGATCCCCGACAAAGCCGTTGTCTTCAGCCTGCATGTTGACGCTAACTTCAAAGCTATCGTCGCCAAGAATGGCTTTAACAATTTGTCCTCTCTTAGCTGCCGGTTCACGTTTGAGATCAGAACTCCACACAGGAGTTCCAAGAGGAAGGGAACGAACTGCCAATTGCCCTTGGATGTCTTCAATACGCAATACCGTGTCCTTAGAATAAGTGACATCAGTCATTGCCATACGCACATCACCTGGCTGCACCCGCTCATTTTGTAAGATCAAGCGGTTGGCCACGGGGGTTAATTGGGAAACACGAATTGTTCCAGAAATCCATTTTAACTGCTTTAGATCGCCATCACGCACTGGTAGCAAAAAGCCACCTTTGCCCGTAAGTTCACTAAAATCCAGCTCCCACTGTTTGGTAGAGGGTACTGGAGTGCTTTGGATTGTGACTTTGTATTCACATTCACTGCAGCGAGTTCTTAAGTTATTTAAAAGCTTACGTTCAATTTCCTGACGCGAAATTGGGGTTTGTGAAAACGCCACATGCACTTCTGCAGGAATTTTAAAAGACGGATTTAGTTTCTTAAGTCCCGGCTCACTTTTCATTGCCGCAAAAACTTTTTTCAAGATTTCTTGGGATTCCAATTTTTGCGATAACAGTAGTTCACGGGCATCTTCTCTGATTACGATGCTTTCTAAAAAGGACAACAATTCTGGATTGGCGTTAGTCACTTCAGCGATGTCACTAAGACGCATCAATTGGCGTTGAGAAATTTCAACGCTGCTTGGAATAGTCACCTCAGGTCTGGCAAAGACCTGAAGGTTAATTAAAAAGACAAAAAGAAACAGCTTCTTCATCAATTATCTCAAGTTATTAATGGATTGAAGCATCTGATCTGAAGCTTGAATCACTTTAGAGTTCGTTTCATAAGCACGCTGGGAAGTGATCATGTTCACCATCTCATCAACGATGTTCACGTTACTTGCTTCAAGCTGACCTTGAGATAAGTAACCAGTGCCATTCAAACCAGGGCGAGACGCAATGGCCTGACCGCTTGATGGCGTTTGCGTGAATACGTTTTTACCCATGGCTTTAAGACCCGCTGGATTTACGAAATTCACGATATCAATCTGTCCAATTGTTGTAGGAGCATCATTCAAACCTTGAATCACACGCACTTCGCCAGTCGCAGCGATTTCAAGACCTGCAACATCTGGTGGAACTGTGATTTCTGGTTGAAGCACGTTACCGTTTTTATCAACGATACGGCCGTTAGGATCTTTTTTGAAAGCGCCATCACGAGTATAACCCACTTGGCCATCTGGAGTTAGAACTTGGAAAAAACCGCTGCCTTCAATTTGAAGAT
This is a stretch of genomic DNA from Bdellovibrio reynosensis. It encodes these proteins:
- a CDS encoding rod-binding protein codes for the protein MSNVGNSGNNNGNFKAFDSKFLPKPVQKTPDQKLREVSDMYEKHFLREMMKAMRSTVHEGGIIKANSAEKIFKEQLDDQYVEKWSDRGGIGLSDMIYKQLMDKFGVMMGMKAPVVKPQGPLPLDKTSEYRAQPFQHPGKKQSVSYRIDRNLNEATLANVNAENSREPVKAPWDGVLLGKRSLADNQTLVEVGHDNGLKSQMVFKGALSNLSTGDKLQAGDTLGFLSNEAKSLYWTVEAGPETVSE
- a CDS encoding flagellar basal body P-ring protein FlgI, producing MNKVFIFLALAAMFFFGSIEGAQAARLKDIASIRGVRENQLIGYGIVIGLKGTGDGKNEFMSKSMVRMLDKLGMKLDSPEFSSKNVAAVIVTATMPAFGKAGNPIDITVSAIGEASSLQGGTLLQTPLRAANEQVYAVAQGSILIGGDGKDSHVTVGRIPNGAQIERDMSADFSSRKMYRLTLINPDFTTAARSVLTINKELGGHYATAKDAGTIDIITPFAYENRGVELLATIESIEINPDMKARVVVNEKTGTIVIGDKVKISRVAISHGALSVKVGEGKKGSEEKVAVLESGVSVGELVQALNKLGVSPKDLITILQSIKAAGALHGELDVL
- a CDS encoding flagellar basal body L-ring protein FlgH; the protein is MRNLNLKSILKYSLAYTVLGLVTGCATFDALVNGPQENPSLENIKTAPRYSDNQNMGVPTDRNYKRMTKNRLEEESDLGANAGSTWVMEGQGAYLFAQNKMRKEGDLLNVKMDGPAMKQVETKVSVIKKLLKQLEEQEQQQLNNSLAANATGDRAPASAEAKKPEAPKADEKEDKASLDEIKSIPTRLVEKLADGNYRVKGQQPFMIGKREYKVIVTGLIRPEDFNDEGISSDKLLDPQYDVVSLRRNKTNE
- the flgA gene encoding flagellar basal body P-ring formation chaperone FlgA, producing MKKLFLFVFLINLQVFARPEVTIPSSVEISQRQLMRLSDIAEVTNANPELLSFLESIVIREDARELLLSQKLESQEILKKVFAAMKSEPGLKKLNPSFKIPAEVHVAFSQTPISRQEIERKLLNNLRTRCSECEYKVTIQSTPVPSTKQWELDFSELTGKGGFLLPVRDGDLKQLKWISGTIRVSQLTPVANRLILQNERVQPGDVRMAMTDVTYSKDTVLRIEDIQGQLAVRSLPLGTPVWSSDLKREPAAKRGQIVKAILGDDSFEVSVNMQAEDNGFVGDLVKVKNLETQKVLSGIVIEKGVVKLQ
- the flgG gene encoding flagellar basal-body rod protein FlgG, which codes for MLKSLNTAATGMAAQQTNMDVIANNIANVSTNGFKRSRAEFEDLMYQTQKEPGTASGENAYSPNGVQTGLGVRTAAIQKDFAGGSAQVTKNPLDLQIEGSGFFQVLTPDGQVGYTRDGAFKKDPNGRIVDKNGNVLQPEITVPPDVAGLEIAATGEVRVIQGLNDAPTTIGQIDIVNFVNPAGLKAMGKNVFTQTPSSGQAIASRPGLNGTGYLSQGQLEASNVNIVDEMVNMITSQRAYETNSKVIQASDQMLQSINNLR